Proteins from a single region of Halorubrum sp. 2020YC2:
- a CDS encoding transcriptional regulator, whose amino-acid sequence MADEAHRDDPPSFERPFENEDTKGRVYGAVLHAREPMTVSKIAERADCSDESARAHLSFYADLGIVVRHEGRPVRYERNDDYFEWRRVSELARKHTIDELRVRVSELTDRIEGYRDEYDADSPADVDALAFDAPRIDDVYADLGDWATALEARRLHERARRKAAGSAVSSHG is encoded by the coding sequence ATGGCAGATGAGGCGCACCGCGACGACCCGCCCTCGTTCGAGCGACCTTTTGAGAACGAAGACACGAAGGGGCGCGTGTACGGCGCGGTGTTACATGCTCGGGAGCCGATGACCGTCTCCAAAATCGCTGAGCGGGCGGACTGCTCGGACGAGTCGGCGCGGGCGCACCTGTCGTTCTACGCCGACCTCGGCATCGTCGTTCGTCACGAGGGGCGGCCGGTCCGGTACGAGCGCAACGACGACTACTTCGAGTGGCGGCGGGTGAGCGAACTCGCGCGCAAGCACACCATCGACGAGTTACGGGTCCGCGTGTCCGAACTGACCGACCGGATCGAGGGGTACCGCGACGAGTACGACGCCGACTCGCCCGCCGACGTCGACGCCCTCGCGTTCGACGCGCCGCGGATCGACGACGTGTACGCGGACCTCGGCGACTGGGCCACCGCCCTCGAGGCACGCCGCCTTCACGAACGCGCTCGGCGGAAGGCGGCCGGATCCGCGGTCTCGTCGCACGGCTGA